Below is a window of Coregonus clupeaformis isolate EN_2021a unplaced genomic scaffold, ASM2061545v1 scaf6048, whole genome shotgun sequence DNA.
gagggagagagacagaaatagaggtgggggagggggagggagtgagacagaaatagaggtggggagggggaggggagtgagacagaaatagaggtggggagaggagggagcagaaatagaggtgggggaggggagggagagagacagaaatagaggtgggggaggggagtgagacagaaatagaggtggggagggggaggggagtgagacagaaatagaggtggggagaggagggagacagaaatagaggtgggggaggggagggagagagacagaaatagaggtgggggagggggagtgagacagaaatagaggtggggagggggaggggagagagacagaaatagaggtgggggaggggagtgagacagaaatagaggaggggagggggaggggagtgagacagaaatagaggaggggagggggagagcgtgagacagaaatagaggtggggagggggaggggagagagacagaaatagaggtgggggaggggaggggagggagagagacagaaatagaggtgggggagggggaggagtgagacagaaatagaggtggggggagggggaggggaggggaggggaggggagagagacagaaatagaggtgcggagggggaggggagagagacagaaatagaggtgggagagggggaggggaggggagagagacagaaatagaggtgggggaggggagagacagaaatagaggtgggggagggagagacagaaatagaggtgggggaggtgagggagtgagacagaaatagaggtgggggaggggagtgagacagaaatagaggtgggggaggggagagacagaaatagaggtggggggaggtgaggggagtgagacagaaatagaggtggggggaggggaggggagagacagaaatgaggtgggggaggagagagacagaaatagaggtgggggaggggagtgaggaagaaatagaggtggggggaggagagagacagaaatagagggtgggggaggggagagacagaaatagaggtggggggagtggagagagacataaatagaggtgggggaggggagagagacagaaatagaggtgggggaggagagagagaatagaggtgggagtgagacagaaatagaggtgggggggagtgagacagaaatagaggtgggggaggggagagagacagaaatagaggtgggggaggggagagagacagatagagaggtgggggaggggagagagacagaaacagaggtggggaggggagagagacagaaatagaggtggggggaggggagagagacagatagagaggtggggagagagacagaacgaggcAGAAGAGAGCAAgaaaggggaaagaaagagaggggggggaagagaggggggggaagaggTGTGACCTCTGACCTGGAAGATGACGAGCTCCGCCGCCTCCACTTTCCGCTGCTCGGCTATGATGTCATCACTGAGTCGACCCTCCTTCCAGGCTTCCATGGTCTCCTCTCCGTACTTGAAGTGCTCGGGTTCTTCACCTCACCTGACAAAGGGGGACAGAACAGCAGCAACGTCCAGCGTGTGTTCGCGTGTTGGCATGGGTGCTGgcgtgtgtgagcatgtgtgtgtgttggcgtgtgttggcgtgtgtgtgtgtgtgttggcagtgtgtgtgtgtgtgtgtgtgtgtgtgtgtgtgtgtgtgtgtgtgtgttgagcgtgtgtgtgtgtgtgttggcgtgtgtgtgtgtgtgtgtgtgtacctgtgataTCGTCCATAGTGGCGGAGGCTCTGAAGTTCATGGCGTAGAGGTCAGACACAACGACCTTTGCAGCCCTGCTGTCTGGAGGGCTTCCACGGCAACGTCCCTTCGCTGCCGAGTTAAAGGACCCCCACTCTGGTGGGCGTGACACAATCAGGACTGTCTTCTGAGCTGGTACACACACAgggacgcatacacacacacacacacacacacacacacacagggatgcatacacacacacacacacacacacacacacacacacacacacacacacaca
It encodes the following:
- the LOC123490969 gene encoding ribosyldihydronicotinamide dehydrogenase [quinone]-like; this translates as WGSFNSAAKGRCRGSPPDSRAAKVVVSDLYAMNFRASATMDDITGEEPEHFKYGEETMEAWKEGRLSDDIIAEQRKVEAAELVIFQFPLYWFSVPAIMKGWIDRVLTQGFAFSLQKMYNNGIFKV